Proteins from one Hyperolius riggenbachi isolate aHypRig1 chromosome 2, aHypRig1.pri, whole genome shotgun sequence genomic window:
- the PCDH20 gene encoding protocadherin-20 has protein sequence MTAVSLGLNYQGNERITQHTGQSWLLKPFNLAMGQQAVPTRTRITSNQHHFFLYVIILYAAPSLSLASYSAASELLYTLHEGLPKGILIGNIVHDLQLGLLTDPPLSFSLASKGLSGKYVILDNSTGELYTSAQELDREVLCPQNSEIQDCILLLDIIILPQEYFRLIKVKIAIVDVNDNAPVFPVAQIYISVPENAPVNTRQVIEHPAYDPDGGMNGVQTYRLVDYYGVFTLDVEENESGERTPYLIIMGSLDREVKSEYKTIIIAEDGGSPPLVGSATLTILISDVNDNCPQFNESLINVTLAGNASVGVKVTSVQAEDKDSGNNALITYAFSERVPQSSKELFDMNETTGVIKLAKKIDSSSVHQHKLTVLANGPGCIPAVIMVIISIVKVTFRPPEIIPRYIANEENGIVYLKELEPVNSPIAFFTIKDPDGKYKVNCHLEGEGPFRLIAYKPYTNEYLLETITALDYEAKRVYNIAVVALSMYGAQVKKSLQVQILDENDNAPVFTQSTIEVTIEENNPVNAFLAKLYATDVDSGERGQVSYYLGTDAPSYFSLDKQTGILTVSTMLDREEKEKYRFTVKARDSGKPPRESVATVHITVLDKNDNSPRFISKDFSFFVPENFPGFGEIGVISVTDADSGQNGWVALSIVNGSDIFVIDTGKGLLRAKVSLDREQQSSYTLWVEATDGGDPTLSSTAKITILLLDVNDNPPVVLFPQSNMSYLLVLPSTLPGSPVTEVYAVDKDTGMNAVIAYSIIGRRGPRPESFKIDPKTGNITLEESLMRNDYGLYRLLVKVSDHGYPEPLFSTVMVNLFVNDTVSNESYIESLLKKDPDINIEEKEPQIAFEPTHKKMEADSCVPTLVTLSIFCLGSVILVTLMAMYICLRRGKKAHRITENLEVQIPLNGKLDFHILDKKPIEISNI, from the exons ATGACTGCAGTTTCCCTGGGACTGAACTACCAAGGGAATGAAAggatcacacagcacacaggacagAGCTGGCTTCTAAAGCCTTTTAACCTGGCTATGGGGCAGCAAGCCGTTCCAACCAGGACCAGGATTACCAGTAACCAG CATCACTTCTTCCTGTATGTCATTATCCTCTACGCTGCACCCAGTCTCAGCTTAGCAAGTTACAGCGCTGCTTCGGAATTGCTATACACATTGCACGAAGGATTACCCAAGGGGATTCTCATTGGAAACATTGTGCATGATCTGCAGCTTGGACTCCTTACTGACCCCCCTCTTTCATTCAGTCTGGCATCTAAAGGGCTTAGTGGAAAATATGTGATACTTGATAACAGCACGGGGGAGCTGTACACATCCGCACAGGAGTTGGATAGAGAAGTCCTATGTCCACAGAACTCTGAGATTCAGGATTGTATCCTTCTTCTTGATATCATCATTTTGCCACAGGAATATTTCCGGCTTATCaaagtaaagattgctattgttgATGTGAATGACAATGCTCCTGTGTTCCCGGTGGCACAGATTTATATTTCTGTCCCGGAGAATGCTCCTGTTAACACAAGGCAGGTTATAGAACATCCAGCCTATGACCCTGATGGAGGAATGAATGGGGTCCAGACCTACAGGTTAGTGGACTACTATGGAGTGTTTACCTTAGATGTAGAAGAAAATGAGAGTGGGGAGAGGACACCTTACCTAATTATTATGGGGTCCCTGGACAGAGAGGTGAAATCTGAATATAAAACTATTATAATTGCTGAAGATGGAGGAAGTCCGCCCCTTGTGGGATCTGCTACCCTTACCATCCTCATTAGTGATGTCAATGACAACTGTCCACAGTTCAATGAGTCACTGATTAATGTGACACTTGCTGGGAATGCCAGCGTTGGTGTGAAGGTAACATCAGTACAAGCTGAGGACAAGGATTCGGGGAACAATGCCCTAATAACATATGCTTTCAGTGAACGGGTCCCTCAGTCATCAAAAGAACTTTTTGACATGAATGAAACCACAGGAGTAATAAAACTTGCCAAAAAAATAGACAGCAGTTCTGTTCATCAGCATAAATTGACTGTACTAGCCAATGGCCCAGGATGTATCCCAGCAGTCATAATGGTCATTATTTCTATTGTCAAGGTAACATTTCGCCCCCCTGAAATTATTCCCCGCTATATCGccaatgaagagaatggtattgTATATTTGAAAGAACTGGAACCTGTTAATTCCCCAATTGCCTTTTTTACCATAAAAGATCCTGATGGCAAGTACAAAGTGAACTGTCACTTAGAGGGGGAAGGGCCCTTTCGTTTGATTGCATACAAACCCTACACAAATGAATATTTGCTTGAAACCATAACTGCTCTAGATTACGAGGCAAAGAGAGTGTATAACATAGCAGTGGTTGCATTAAGTATGTATGGGGCGCAAGTAAAAAAATCATTACAAGTTCAGATCCTGGATGAGAATGACAACGCTCCTGTGTTTACACAGTCTACAATAGAAGTGACTATTGAAGAAAATAACCCGGTCAATGCTTTTCTGGCCAAATTATACGCTACAGATGTTGACAGTGGGGAAAGAGGACAGGTTTCCTATTATTTGGGAACCGATGCACCTTCTTATTTTTCTCTAGACAAACAAACAGGAATTCTTACAGTTTCCACAATGCTTGAccgagaggagaaagagaaataCAGGTTCACTGTTAAAGCAAGGGACTCTGGCAAACCTCCAAGAGAGTCAGTAGCAACTGTTCATATTACTGTGCTGGACAAAAATGACAACAGCCCTCGTTTCATCAGCAAAGATTTCAGTTTTTTTGTTCCTGAGAACTTTCCAGGCTTTGGTGAAATTGGAGTAATAAGCGTCACAGATGCTGACTCTGGACAGAATGGGTGGGTTGCCCTTTCTATAGTGAATGGAAGTGACATTTTTGTCATCGACACTGGAAAAGGACTCCTGAGAGCAAAGGTATCTCTGGACAGAGAACAACAGAGTTCTTATACTCTGTGGGTCGAAGCTACTGATGGTGGTGACCCCACCTTGTCTTCTACAGCTAAAATTACCATACTGCTTCTGGATGTGAATGATAACCCACCAGTGGTGTTATTCCCCCAGTCCAACATGTCCTATCTTCTTGTCCTGCCTTCAACTCTGCCTGGTTCCCCTGTGACTGAAGTATATGCTGTGGATAAAGACACAGGGATGAACGCTGTTATTGCTTACAGCATCataggaaggaggggacccaggccaGAGTCTTTTAAGATAGACCCCAAAACAGGAAACATAACTTTagaagaatccctcatgaggaatgACTAtggtttatacaggttgttagtaAAAGTCAGTGACCATGGTTATCCAGAGCCACTTTTCTCCACAGTTATGGTTAATCTGTTTGTTAATGACACTGTGAGCAATGAAAGTTACATAGAAAGTTTACTTAAGAAGGACCCTGATATAAACATAGAAGAAAAAGAACCACAAATAGCATTTGAGCCTACACATAAAAAGATGGAGGCAGACTCCTGTGTCCCCACACTGGTCACCCTATCCATTTTCTGCTTGGGATCAGTCATCTTAGTCACTCTCATGGCAATGTATATCTGCTTGAGGAGAGGCAAAAAGGCTCACAGAATTACCGAAAATCTGGAAGTGCAGATTCCACTTAATGGCAAACTAGACTTCCACATACTTGATAAAAAGCCAATTGAAATTTCTAATATataa